GATCCGGTAGAGCCAGGACCGCAGGGACGCCCGCCCCTCGAACCGGTCGTAGCCCCGCCAGGCGCGCACCATCGTCTCCTGCACGGCGTCCTCGGCCTCGAACGCCGAGCCCAGCATCCGGTAGCAGTAGCCGGTCAGCTCGGTGCGGTGGGCCTCCAGCCGGTCCACGGGCTCGGTCCGGTCCACGGGCTCGTTCCGGGGCGCCGCCTCGCTGCGGGGCGCCGACTCGTTCCGGGGCGCGGGCTCCTTCCCGGGCGCGCGACCCGTGCCGCCGCCCGCCGGCCCGGCTTGGTCGGCCGCCGTGCTTGCGCTCGTCGAGGACCGTTTCATCGAGGACCGCCCATCCGCCCGTGAGCCGACCACCGGCACACGCGCCCGACGCTACCGGAGCAGTGGCCACCAGTCTGCTCCTCGCCAGGGGGCTCCGCAGCCGGGGGCCGGACGCGGGAGAACAGCGCAAAGGCGGGCCGGGCACCACGGCCCGGCCCGCCCCGCGTCTGTAGGTCATCTGCGCAACTGCACGCCGCGCAGCACCCCTCCGACGACCGCTCCGGCCACCACGCTCAGCCCGAGCCGGGCAGGTTCCGTCAATCCGGAGAACACGGTGTGCGTGAGCGCGAAAACGACCACGACCGCGAGAACTCCGGCGATCAGCGCCTTTCTCATTTCTTGCCCATCATCAGCAATCGGAAAGCGAAAGCACCGCGCCGGAGACCAGACCTCCGAAAGCCCCCGCCGTGGCGCCCGCGGCACACCCGGTCTCGGCGCCCGCTATACAGCCGCCTATCCCGCCGGACACCACATAGTCCTTGATCTTTTCGTTGGCGCATTGGGAGTAGCTCTCGGCCGCCACGCTCCGTGCGGTGACGCCGAGATCCCGGAAGCTCCGGGTCGCCCGCACGGTCACCGTGGCGCCCTTGGCCCGGTAGCTGACATGCGCCGTCTTGCCGTTCTTCAGTTTGATGGCGGTGCCCAGCGAGCCCACCGTCCGACGGCCGGGACCGACCAGCTCCAGCTTCTTGCCGGCCACCGTGAAGTGGTAACCGGCGGGCATGGAAAGGGTGGCCGTCAGCGTTTTGGCGTCCGGCGACCTGAGCGACTTCAGCTTGAATCCCTTGACGGAACTCACCGATTTCGCGGAATGCGGCGCACTGTGCGCGGAGGCGGGACCGGCCACCCCCGCAAGAGTCAGTGCGGTGAGTGCGGTCGCAGCGGTCCTACGGAACCTCATATATCCCCGTTTCCCCGTGTGGATCGATTCCGTGATCAGCCTATGAGGGGCGTCGCAAATGCAAGATCCATAGCGAGTAATTTCGGGGTAAACGCAGCCACTTACGGGGCAGTTCGCCCCTCGCGCGAGCTGACGGGGCGCCACCGGCGGGGCCCGGGACGGCCCTTCGGTGTCCGGCTACCACCGCGCCGCCACCGCCGACCCCCGTTCCGAGAGGCGCGGGGCGCACAGGATGCGCTTGCGGCGGACCCGGCGGCCCTCGATGGCGGCGACCGCGAGGCGGGCGGCCTCCTTGGCGATCTCGCCCAGGCCCCAGTCGACGGTGGTCAGGGGCGGGGTGAGGACCCGGGAGACGGGGTGGTCGTCGAAGCCGACGACCGAGAGGTCGCGGCCGACGGTCAGGGAGGCCTCGGCGGCGGCCGCGTAGACGCCGTAGGCGATGGAGTCGGAGAAGCAGAAGACCGCGGTGACCGGGACGGGACCGGCGGGACGGCGGCCGTCCGGGCTGCCCGCCAGGACCCGGCGGGCCATCGCGGTCGCCTCGCCCAACTCCTGCGGGCAGGGCAGGACTTCGGCCTCGATGCCGAGCCGGTCGGCGGCCTCGCGCACATAGACGTCGGCGGGGCGGTCGGGGGTGGACGGGCCGGTGGGGGTCAGCACGGTGACCCGGCGGTGGCCCAGCCCCCGGAGGTAGTCCAGGACGGCATCGATGCCGGCCCGGTTGTCGAAGAGCACTTCACCCGCCGTACGGGCCCGGCTCAGGGCGTCGCCGATGGAGACCACCGGCACCGCGTCGGCGATCGCCGCCCAGCCCTCGGCGGACGGATCGACGGGCGAGACCAGCAGGCCGTCCACCCGCTGGTCGCGCAGCTGCTTGGCGAGGGACAGCTCCCGCCCGGGGTCGCCGCCCGCGTCGAGGATCAGCGCATAGCGGTCGCCGGCCAGCAGCTCCCGCCCTATCGCCGCCATCAGCTGCTGCTGCCAGAGGTCCTGCAGATCACCGGCGAGCACACCGACCGTGCTCGTACGGCCGCTGGCGAGGGCGCGGGCGATCGGATCGGCCTCGTAGCCGAGCTCGGCGGCGGCCTTGCGCACCCGCTCCTCGGTTTCCTTGGAGACGTGCTTGCCGCGCAACGCGTAGGAGACGGCCGCGGTGGAGAGGCCGGTGGCCTCGGCCACTTCGCGGAGGGTGGTGCGCTTATTGGGCCTGGCCATGTCCGGAAGCCTACCCAAGGAGGGCGCGGCAGCCGGTCACGATGCGGCGCCCGCCGGGCGGCGCCCCGGGGGCGGCAACGGCCCGCCGGACCCGGCGGGGCCTTGACAGCACTCCCGGTTAACCGCTTCACTTAAACGCATCAGTGAAGCGGTTAAGCACAGCGGTTAAGTACAGCGGGAGCAGGCGGTCCGGGGCGCGGGCCACGACGGGCCCGCGCCCCGCACCACCGCCCACGCCACCGCCCCGCACCCGGAGGGAGGGCCGTGCCCACCGACGTCCACCAGCACCTCTGGCCGCCCGGGTTCCTCGCACTGCTGCGGTCCCGCAGTGCGCCGCCGCGGCTGGACGGCTGGACGCTGCACCTGCCGGGCGAGCCCCCGTACGCCGTCGACCCCGCCGACCACGACATCGCGGCCCGCGCCCGGCTCGCCCGCGCCGACGGCCTCGACCTGGCCCTGGTGTCGCTCTCCAGCCCGCTCGGCATCGAATACCTGCCGCCCGCCGAGGCCGCCCCCCTGCTCGCCGCCTTCCACGACGGCGCGCTGGACCTGCCCGCCCCCTTCGGCGTCTGGGCCTCGGCCTGTCTGTCCGCACCCGAGCCGGACCCCGACGCCCTGCGGCGCGAGCTGGCCCGCGGCTGCGTGGGGCTGCAACTGCCCGCCACCGCCCTGCTCGACGCCGCCGGATGGGCCCGGTGCGCCCCGCTGCTGGACGCCGCCGCCGAGCGGGACGCGCCGCTGTTCGTCCATCCCGGCCCGGCCCCGGCCGCGGACCGGGACGCCCCCGCCTGGTGGCCCGCGCTGGTCCCCTACCTCCAGCAGCTGCACGCCTCGTGGTTCGCCTTCCGCGCCTTCGGCCGGCCGCGCCACCCGGACCTGCGGGTCTGCTTCGCGGCCCTGGCCGGCCTGGCCCCGCTGCACGGCGAACGGCTGGTCGCCCGCGGCGGCGGCCGGGACCGCGGCCGGGTGGACTGCAAGGTGTTCTACGAGACCTCCTCGTACGGGACCCGTGCGGTCGACGCGCTGGTCCGGGCGGCGGGCATCGATGTCGTCGTCAGCGGCAGCGACCGCCCCTATGCCGAACCCGTCCTCCCCGACCTCGGCGCTCAGGCCGCCGTGCACGCCCTGCGCACCGCCAACCCGGCCCGTCTGCTGGGCCCGACGAAAGGAGCCCGCCCATGACGTACCGCACCTCCCCGGCCGCCACCGCCCGAGAGGTCCCCGACGGCGAGGAGCCGTTCACCGCACTGCCCGAGCGCAACCTCGACCGGCGCGAGCTGCAGGACCTGGTCGAAGAGCTCGCCACCCGCCCGGACCTGTGGCGTGAACAGGTCGCCTTCTCGGACACCGAGCGCCACTACGCCTCCCTGCACCGCGATGAGTTCGTCGATGTCTGGCTGCTGTGCTGGACCCGGCAGAACGACACCGGCTGGCACGACCACGACCTCTCCTCCGGGGCGGTGCGGGTCGTCCAGGGCGTGCTGACCGAGTCCAACCCCCGGATCGGCGGTGAGCACCTGGCCACCGCGGTCGGCGCGGGCTCCTCCTTCTCCTTCGGCCCGGACCACATCCACCGGCTCACCGGGGCGAGCGACGATGCGGTGTCGGTGCACGCCTACTCACCGCCGCTGTGGCGACTGGGCCAGTACGACATCACCGAGGACGGGCTGATGCGACGGATCTCGGTCTCCTACGCGGACGAGCTGCGGCCGACGGACGGGACGACGACCGCGGCCTGACCGGCCGGTCCGGGCGCTCCGGCGGCCCGGGGCCCGACCACCGGCGGCCCGCGCTCCGGGCCGCCGGCGCCCCGCCCGCCCCCGGACCGCCCGGCCTCGCCCGTCACCACGATTTACTCCCCACCTATTGACCTTCCATTCATCGCCATCGATCCTGCATGAATCCATACAGGCGGCGACGCGAGGCGGACTCATGGCAGGTGTGGTCGAACGGCGCTCCATCGACGTCGTCCCCGACGAGGAACGGCACGGCAGCGCGGTCAGCCAGTTCACGCTCTGGCTGGGCGCCAACCTCCAGATCACCGCCGTCGTCACCGGCGCGCTGGCCGTCGTCTTCGGGGCGAACGCCTTCTGGTCGCTGATCGGGCTGCTGCTCGGCAACCTCCTGGGCGGTGCGGTGATGGCGCTGCACTCCGCCCAGGGGCCACGGCTCGGACTGCCGCAGATGATCACCTCGCGGGCCCAGTTCGGGGTGCGCGGCGCGGTGGTCCCGCTGGCGCTGGTCATCGTGATGTACATCGGGTTCTTCGCCAGCGGCAGCGTGCTGGCCGGGCAGGCCGTCGGCGAGCTGACGCACCTCGGCGAGACCCCGGGGATCGTCCTGTTCGCCGCGGTCACCGCCGTGGCCGCGGCCGTCGGCTACCGCCTGATCCACACCCTCGGCAAGATCGCCGGCCTGGTCTGCGCACTGGCCTTCGTCTACCTCGGCATCCGGCTGCTGCAGCGCACCGACCTCGGCACGCTCCTCGCCGACCACCGCTTCGGGCTGCCGGTCTTCCTGCTCGCCGTCTCGCTCTCGGCCTCCTGGCAGCTGGCGTTCGGCCCGTACGTCGCGGACTACTCGCGCTACCTGCCGCGGCACACCTCGGCGCGCGCCACGTTCTGGTGGACGCTGTCCGGTTCGGTGCTCGGCTCGCAGTGGTCGATGACGTTCGGCGCGCTGGCCGCCGCCGCGGCGCCCGCGGCATTCGTGGGCCACGAGGTCAGCTACATCGTCGGCCTGGGCGGCGCGGGTCTGATCGCCTCGTTCCTCTACTTCGTCATCGCCCTCGGCAAACTCACCATCAACATCCTCAACACCTATGGCGGGTTCATGTCGCTGGTCACCAGCGTCAGCGGCTTCCGCGGGCAGCGCACCCTCACCCCGCGCGGCCGCTCCGCCTACATCGCCGGGATCATGGTGGCCGGCACCGCCGTCGCTCTCCTGGGCAAGGACTCGTTCCTGACGTCCTTCAAGGACTTCCTGCTCTTCCTGCTGACCTTCTTCACGCCCTGGTCGGCGGTGAACCTCGTCGACTACTACCTGATCTCGAAGGAGCGTTACGACATCCCGGCGCTCAGCGACCCGGCAGGACGCTACGGCGCCTGGAACGTGCGGGCGCTGGCGGTCTACGTCCTCGGGGTGCTCGCCCAGCTCCCGTTCCTGGCCACGCACTTCTACACCGGCCCGCTGGTGGCACCGCTCGGCGGCGCCGATATCTCCTGGCTCGTGGGGCTCGCCGTACCGGCCGTCCTGTACGGGCTGACCGCCCGCCACGACGCCGCCCGTACGGCAGCGCCGACAGCGCCGGCGGCGCCCCAGGAGGACCGGAATCCGGCCGGATCGGGGGGCTAGCCCTACCGCGCCGCCCGCCCGGCGTCCGTATTCTCGCGGCATGGCGATCCACGACCCCGAGCTGCGCAAGGAACTCGACGCGACCCTCCAGACGCGCAAGGAACTGGGGCCGGAGTACGAGTCCGAACTCCTGGAGTCCTTCCTGGAGACGCTGGAGCGGAGCGTCGACCAGCGGGTGCGGCGGCAACTCGCCGAACAGCAGGTCCAGGTGGCCCGCGGCACCCGGCCGCCGCGCCCCGGGGGCGGCGGCCCGCTCTCCTGGGAGCGGTGCGGGCTCGCCGCGCTCTCGCTGGTGCTGGCCGTGCCGCTGTCCGCGATCGCCGCGAGCCAGGCCGGGGAAGCGGGACTGCTGATGTGCTGGGCCGGGATCGTCGGCGTCAACGCCGTAGCGGGCGGCGGCCTGCACCGGCTGGTGCGCTCCCGCACGGACCACCGCGACGGCGCAGGGGACACCGAAGACCGCAGGGGCTGAAGGCCCCAGGAGCCGGAAGCCGGAAGCCGCAAGAGCCTGAAGGCCGCAGGAGTCCGAAGACCGCGGAGCTCTCAAGGCTTCGGCAGGGACCGGAAGGTGCGGGGGCCGCCGCACCCCGGCGCTGCCGGGGGCGGGACGACGGCGGTCCCCCGCACGGGACGCGTTCCGGGGTGAAGCCGGTCGGCGCATCCGGTGGCGACGGTGGAGGTCCGGGAGCCGCTCCGGAGGTCCTTGTCGCCGTGACCTCAATCTGCCCGACGCGTGTTAAGCCCGTGCTGCGAGCACATGACGCATACGTACACCTTGCGGCGACGCCCCGTTTCCTGACGTCCGCTTGACGCCGTGACAGGTGCGGAACGGACGGCGGCCGGGGCGTGGAAGACGGTCACCGCCCCACGCCCCGGCCGCCGGGTCCCGTCGCTACTTGCCGGCCTCGCGCGCCAGATAGGCCAGCAGGTCCTGCCGGCTCACCACGCCCTTCGGCTTGCCCTCGACGAGGACGATCGCCGCGTCCGCGCTCTCCAGGACCGCCATCAGATCGGCGACCGGCTCGCCGGAGCCGACCTGCGGCAGCGGCGGGCACATGTGCTTCTCCAGCGGGTCGGTCAGCGAGGCGCGCTGGGTGAACAGCGCATCGAGCAGTTCGCGCTCGACGACCGAGCCGACGACCTCGGCGGCCATCACGTCCGGGTGCCCGGCGCCCGGCTTGACGATCGGCATCTGCGAGACGCCGTACTCGCGCAGCACCTCGATCGCCTCGCCGACGGTCTCCTCCGGGTGCATGTGCACCAGCGAGGGCAGCGCGCCCTCCTTGTACTCCAGCACCTCGCCGACCCGGGCGGCGGCGCCGCCCTCCTCCAGGAAGCCGTAGTCGGCCATCCACTCGTCGTTGAAGATCTTGGAGAGGTAGCCGCGGCCGCTGTCCGGCAGCAGCACGACCACCACGTCGTCCGGGCCGAGCTTGGCGGCGACCTCCAGTGCACCCACCACGGCCATCCCGCAGGAGCCGCCGACCAGCAGGCCCTCCTCCTTGGCGAGCCGCCGGGTCATCTGGAAGGCGTCCTTGTCCGAGACCGCCACGATCTCGTCCGCGACGGTGCGGTCGTAGGCGGTCGGCCAGAAGTCCTCGCCGACGCCCTCGATCAGATACGGGCGCCCGGAGCCGCCGCTGTAGACGGAGCCCTCCGGGTCGGCGCCGATCACCTTGACCTTGCCGTCACTGGCGTCCTTCAGATAGCGGCCGGTGCCGCTGATCGTGCCGCCGGTGCCGACACCCGCCACGAAGTGGGTGATCCGCCCCCCGGTCTGCTCCCACAGCTCGGGACCGGTGCTCTCGTAGTGGGAGCGCGGATTGTTCGGGTTGCTGTACTGGTCCGGCTTCCAGGCGCCGGGCGTCTCGCGCACCAGCCGGTCCGAGACGTTGTAGTACGAGTCCGGGTGCTCGGGGTCGACGGCGGTCGGGCAGACCACCACCTCGGCACCGTAGGCACGCAGCACATTGATCTTGTCCGTGGACACCTTGTCCGGGCAGACGAAGATGCACTTGTAACCCTTTTGCTGGGCGACGATCGCCAGGCCCACACCCGTGTTGCCGGATGTCGGCTCGACGATGGTGCCGCCGGGCTGCAGCTCACCCGACTGCTCGGCGGCCTCGATCATCCGCACGGCGATCCGGTCCTTGACCGAACCGCCGGGGTTGAAGTACTCGACCTTCGCCAGGACGGTGGCCTGGATTCCTCGAGTGACGTTGTTGAGCCGCACGAGCGGGGTGTTGCCGACTAGCTCAATCATCGAATCGTAAAACTGCACGGTGGTCTCCGCGGTCGGGGGCACGCTGTCCTGCGCCGGTGCGGCCAGCCTATTGCCCGGGTCCGTTAGAGGAGGGATGAGTTGCGTTCCGTGCAGGAACGGGCAACACCCTGTTGTAGGAGTTCTTGCCGATTCAAGAGCGCGTCCGGCCCCCGGTGCCAGGGCGCGCCCGCACTGCGCGGGGAGGTGCCCGGCCCATGCCGATGACGATGTCCAGGGCCAGAGTGGCCCGGCGGATCGCGACCGCCGCCGCTTTCGGCGGCGGCGGGATCGGGCTGCTCGGGGTGGCCGCCGTCGGGGTGCTGCTGACCGAGGTCCGGCTGGCGCGCCGTACGGTCGGCGGCTCCAGCGACATTCCGCCGTGCGCCGACGGCCGTTACGGCGCCGCCTTCGACCACCTCACCGACCGCCCGCCGCTGCGGCTCGGCTTCCTCGGCGACTCCACCGCCGCGGGCCAGGGCGTGCACCGCGCCCGTCAGACTCCCGGCGCGCTGCTCGCCTCCGGCCTGGCCGCGCTCTCCGAGCTGCCCGTCGACTTCCGCAATGTGGCGCTGCCCGGCGCGCAGTCGGACGATCTGGCGCGCCAGGTGGAGCTGATGCTGGCCGACGGCACCGAGACCCCGGACGTCTGCGTCATCATGATCGGCGCGAACGACGTCACCCACCGGATGCCGCCGGCACAGTCGGTCCGCCATCTCTGTGAGGCGGTGCGCGCCCTGCGTGCGGCGGGCTGCGAGGTGGTCGTCGGCACCTGCCCGGACCTGGGCACCATCGAGCCGGTCTACCAGCCGCTGCGCTGGGTGGCCCGGCGGCTCTCCCGGCAGCTCGCCGCCGCCCAGACCATCGGGGTGGTCGAGAGCGGCGGCCGTACGGTCTCGCTCGGCGATCTGCTCGGCCCCGAATTCGAGGCGCGCCCCCGGGAGCTGTTCGGGCCGGACAACTACCACCCGTCGGCCGAGGGCTATGCCACCGCCGCGATGGCCGTGCTGCCGACGCTGTGCGCCTCGCTCGGCCTGTGGCCGGAGAAGGAGCAGCCGGAGCCCGCACGCGGCGAGGGCCTGCTGCCGGTCGCGCAGGCGGCCGCCGAGGCGGCCTCCGAGGGCGGCACGGAGGTCACCGCCTCCCGCCGTGCGCCCTGGGCGCTGCTCAAGCATCGCAGGCGCCGCCAGCTGCCGACGCCGGAGCCGACGGACCCGTCCTCGGTCATTCCGTGACGGGCGGCCGCCCGGCACACCGCGGGCGGTGGCCGGCGGTCCGGTCGGCGAGGGGGACACCCTCCCGCCAGGGGCCGCGGGGAATACCCCGCGGCCCCTCCTCGTTCTATAAGCGCCCGCTTAGAAAAGAGGCCCGCATCACAGCGCGGACCCCGTGACCTCAGCACTACGTGCAGGTAACTTCCCTCACAGTCCGCCCATTTCCCGCGCACTTGGAGCCGTGTGATGCCCGAAGCCGTGATCGTCTCAGCCGCCCGCTCCCCGATCGGCCGCGCCTTCAAGGGTTCGCTCAAGGATCTGCGGCCGGACGACCTGACCGCCAAGATCATCGAGACCGCCCTCGCCAAGGTCCCCGAGCTGGACCCCAAGGACATCGACGACCTGATGCTCGGCTGCGGTCTCCCCGGCGGCGAGCAGGGCCACAACCTCGGCCGCATCGTGGCCGTCCAGATGGGGATGGACCACCTCCCGGGCT
This portion of the Streptomyces sp. 2114.4 genome encodes:
- a CDS encoding cystathionine beta-synthase, whose translation is MQFYDSMIELVGNTPLVRLNNVTRGIQATVLAKVEYFNPGGSVKDRIAVRMIEAAEQSGELQPGGTIVEPTSGNTGVGLAIVAQQKGYKCIFVCPDKVSTDKINVLRAYGAEVVVCPTAVDPEHPDSYYNVSDRLVRETPGAWKPDQYSNPNNPRSHYESTGPELWEQTGGRITHFVAGVGTGGTISGTGRYLKDASDGKVKVIGADPEGSVYSGGSGRPYLIEGVGEDFWPTAYDRTVADEIVAVSDKDAFQMTRRLAKEEGLLVGGSCGMAVVGALEVAAKLGPDDVVVVLLPDSGRGYLSKIFNDEWMADYGFLEEGGAAARVGEVLEYKEGALPSLVHMHPEETVGEAIEVLREYGVSQMPIVKPGAGHPDVMAAEVVGSVVERELLDALFTQRASLTDPLEKHMCPPLPQVGSGEPVADLMAVLESADAAIVLVEGKPKGVVSRQDLLAYLAREAGK
- a CDS encoding amidohydrolase family protein, whose amino-acid sequence is MPTDVHQHLWPPGFLALLRSRSAPPRLDGWTLHLPGEPPYAVDPADHDIAARARLARADGLDLALVSLSSPLGIEYLPPAEAAPLLAAFHDGALDLPAPFGVWASACLSAPEPDPDALRRELARGCVGLQLPATALLDAAGWARCAPLLDAAAERDAPLFVHPGPAPAADRDAPAWWPALVPYLQQLHASWFAFRAFGRPRHPDLRVCFAALAGLAPLHGERLVARGGGRDRGRVDCKVFYETSSYGTRAVDALVRAAGIDVVVSGSDRPYAEPVLPDLGAQAAVHALRTANPARLLGPTKGARP
- a CDS encoding cytosine permease yields the protein MAGVVERRSIDVVPDEERHGSAVSQFTLWLGANLQITAVVTGALAVVFGANAFWSLIGLLLGNLLGGAVMALHSAQGPRLGLPQMITSRAQFGVRGAVVPLALVIVMYIGFFASGSVLAGQAVGELTHLGETPGIVLFAAVTAVAAAVGYRLIHTLGKIAGLVCALAFVYLGIRLLQRTDLGTLLADHRFGLPVFLLAVSLSASWQLAFGPYVADYSRYLPRHTSARATFWWTLSGSVLGSQWSMTFGALAAAAAPAAFVGHEVSYIVGLGGAGLIASFLYFVIALGKLTINILNTYGGFMSLVTSVSGFRGQRTLTPRGRSAYIAGIMVAGTAVALLGKDSFLTSFKDFLLFLLTFFTPWSAVNLVDYYLISKERYDIPALSDPAGRYGAWNVRALAVYVLGVLAQLPFLATHFYTGPLVAPLGGADISWLVGLAVPAVLYGLTARHDAARTAAPTAPAAPQEDRNPAGSGG
- a CDS encoding LacI family DNA-binding transcriptional regulator, yielding MARPNKRTTLREVAEATGLSTAAVSYALRGKHVSKETEERVRKAAAELGYEADPIARALASGRTSTVGVLAGDLQDLWQQQLMAAIGRELLAGDRYALILDAGGDPGRELSLAKQLRDQRVDGLLVSPVDPSAEGWAAIADAVPVVSIGDALSRARTAGEVLFDNRAGIDAVLDYLRGLGHRRVTVLTPTGPSTPDRPADVYVREAADRLGIEAEVLPCPQELGEATAMARRVLAGSPDGRRPAGPVPVTAVFCFSDSIAYGVYAAAAEASLTVGRDLSVVGFDDHPVSRVLTPPLTTVDWGLGEIAKEAARLAVAAIEGRRVRRKRILCAPRLSERGSAVAARW
- a CDS encoding SGNH/GDSL hydrolase family protein is translated as MPMTMSRARVARRIATAAAFGGGGIGLLGVAAVGVLLTEVRLARRTVGGSSDIPPCADGRYGAAFDHLTDRPPLRLGFLGDSTAAGQGVHRARQTPGALLASGLAALSELPVDFRNVALPGAQSDDLARQVELMLADGTETPDVCVIMIGANDVTHRMPPAQSVRHLCEAVRALRAAGCEVVVGTCPDLGTIEPVYQPLRWVARRLSRQLAAAQTIGVVESGGRTVSLGDLLGPEFEARPRELFGPDNYHPSAEGYATAAMAVLPTLCASLGLWPEKEQPEPARGEGLLPVAQAAAEAASEGGTEVTASRRAPWALLKHRRRRQLPTPEPTDPSSVIP
- a CDS encoding cysteine dioxygenase family protein; translated protein: MTYRTSPAATAREVPDGEEPFTALPERNLDRRELQDLVEELATRPDLWREQVAFSDTERHYASLHRDEFVDVWLLCWTRQNDTGWHDHDLSSGAVRVVQGVLTESNPRIGGEHLATAVGAGSSFSFGPDHIHRLTGASDDAVSVHAYSPPLWRLGQYDITEDGLMRRISVSYADELRPTDGTTTAA